The following nucleotide sequence is from Blastocatellia bacterium.
GCGATCAAGCAGAATCTCTTTCTCTCCGAACAGCCGCTCGGCCGCGATGCCCAGTTGCGCGCACTCCTGGATGAGCCGGTTGGATTCGACAATCGGCCGAGATTGGTCGGTGTACTGTAAGCTCATGATGTAGCCGAGCCACGGTTCCTGCCCCATGGCGTAGACGTACGCGGACTTACAATTGAACCGGCGCACCAGGTCAATGGCCTGCTCGAAGTTGGAGCCCGCCAGGCGGCGCGATTCGTCCATGGCGCGCTCCAGGCTCTTAGTCAACAGCGGACCATAGAGCCATGTGAGCGGCGCGCCATCGCATTCCATCCCCAGAAAGAGCGCATCGATGTCGCCGAACTCGCCGTAGAGGTGCTCGTAGAGGCGCGGTTCGATGTTACATGAGTCTGCGGCAAACAGCAGCGACCTGTTGCCGAACCGCACCAGGTAGGCCGCCTTCGAGCGGATGTTGAGGTCCGAATGCTCCCCGAAGAATGGCAGGGCGGTGATGGAGCCGTTATCGAACTCAAGACGCTCAAGGTCGTCCATCTCGATGATGCTCTTGAAGCCCATATTCTGGAACATCAGTTTCATCGAGGGGTCTTGCAGCATGCCGCCCGAGTTGGCCGGGACGACGAGGTGTTTGATCTTGTGCCTGATCTGTAACAGGGTTTCGAACAGGACATGATCCTGGTGGTTATGCGTGATGACGACGTAGTCTATGGCATCGGGGAGGTCGAGATAGGTGTATCTGGAGACATTCGACTCGTAGGTGTAGCTCAGCATCGGGTCGAACAGCAGGTTCATGCCCTGCGCCTCAATGAGGATGCAGGCGTGGCCGAAATAACGCCAGCGGACGCCCTGGCCGGTGTAAGGCAAGTAGGGCGGCGGCGGCTCAGGCGTCAGGAACGCATCGATCAATTGCTGAGACGACTCCGATACGCGCAGCATCTCGCTGATCTCACCGCGCGGTCGCGGCGAAGACTTCAATCGGAAGAGATCGTCCACCACTTCATCATCGAAGGGCGCGCGCAGGTGGAAGCAGGAATCCGATTCCAGACGCGGCGTGCTGAGCACGAAGGCGCGGTGATCGCCAGTAACGACCGACAGCATCAGGCTCTGCGCCGAGCGGTCGTAGAACTGGCTCTTGTAAAGCAGCGGCTCAACCATGCGGAAGGAGGGGTTATTGTTGAGGTCGTACGCCATCTCGACATAGCCGCGCAGAATGTCGGGCACCTGCTCGTAGAGAGGCTGCAAGGAGTAGCCCTTTGCCTTCGTCCGCAACATCTCGTCTAGCGCACCGATGGCGGCAGAGAGCGCGATCAGGTGAGGCCGCTGTTTCTTGGTGTTGTCCCGCAACGCCTTGATCTCATCGACACGCCTGCCGTCATAATCGATGAAAGGGCCGCCCATCAGCTTCGGGTTTCTGACGGCGCTGGCATGCACCTGGGGGGCGTTGACGTATGAGTCCATGATCTTCAAGTGGCGCTCCGTCAGGTTCCTTGCGGCAGTCACAGGCGGAATCAAATGCGACCAGGCGTACCACTGGTCGAATAAGGGCTCAACCTGGACGTTCGGGCGTAGGTATAGCAGGTTGTTGTTCATGATAGCTCCTCTTGGGTGCGCCGCTTGGCCGGGCGCTGGCGTGTCATCTGGATGGCGTTAATAGGTGCCGGTGAAGGCGTTGGCGTCTTCAGGCGTTGGAAACGAGGGGGCAGCGCAACGGCGCGGCGGTAGGCCCGCGTTGCCCAGGCAACCAGCTAACTGCGCGGCCACCGCGACTGCATTCGGATCCGACATGAAATGGTCGTGATCGGAGTCGAAACAATAAACATCCACTCCACCGAGTGCCAGCTTCTCCCAGCCATAATCGTGCTGCTGACCGGGCGCGTCATGGCGGCGGAACAAGGTGATGCGACCCGGGTACGGCCGCGGCGTATATTGTCTAGCCGCATGCGGGTTGAGCACCCTGACCCGCAGCAACCGGAGGTATTGTGCCTCTGTAAGCTCCATTACCATGTGGTTCTCTTCGATCTCATAAGCGAGGTTTAGTTGTAACAGCTCGCTAAGCGATTTCGACTTGATGTCGTCAACCGCCAGGCCGACATTCTCAAGGCGATTGATCAAGTACTGGTGCTCGTGTGCTTGTAGTTCTGCTTCCGTAAGCGGTCCATTGGCGCTGCC
It contains:
- a CDS encoding MBL fold metallo-hydrolase, giving the protein MNNNLLYLRPNVQVEPLFDQWYAWSHLIPPVTAARNLTERHLKIMDSYVNAPQVHASAVRNPKLMGGPFIDYDGRRVDEIKALRDNTKKQRPHLIALSAAIGALDEMLRTKAKGYSLQPLYEQVPDILRGYVEMAYDLNNNPSFRMVEPLLYKSQFYDRSAQSLMLSVVTGDHRAFVLSTPRLESDSCFHLRAPFDDEVVDDLFRLKSSPRPRGEISEMLRVSESSQQLIDAFLTPEPPPPYLPYTGQGVRWRYFGHACILIEAQGMNLLFDPMLSYTYESNVSRYTYLDLPDAIDYVVITHNHQDHVLFETLLQIRHKIKHLVVPANSGGMLQDPSMKLMFQNMGFKSIIEMDDLERLEFDNGSITALPFFGEHSDLNIRSKAAYLVRFGNRSLLFAADSCNIEPRLYEHLYGEFGDIDALFLGMECDGAPLTWLYGPLLTKSLERAMDESRRLAGSNFEQAIDLVRRFNCKSAYVYAMGQEPWLGYIMSLQYTDQSRPIVESNRLIQECAQLGIAAERLFGEKEILLDRLN